CTGATTTTGCAGAGGTCCTATACAGTTTAAAGGTAAAAAATGCACGATTTACAGACTTGTTAGTGAGGGAACTCAAGGAATCTGCAGTTTACATGGACAACTCCAGACTTGTTGGAATTCTGGGATATCTCCTGCATGCAGACTGTCATCCCAGGGAACCCATTTATGATGCCATAAACATTCTATCAGAGTGTAAAGATTGGAACATTTTGCTGCGGGTGATTGACCTCTTGTGGACTTTTAAGGTGGATCATGTTGGATTTATTGAACACGTGGTAAACATGTGCATAGATGAAGATGGCTCAGGTTCACCCATGGACTATTTGGATACAAGAGACATTTGCATGATATTTGATGTAATGGGAGCATTGGGATATGCGCAGGGTAAACTTGCAAATGCATTTTTTTCGAGGTATGGACATGAATCTTGGAAGAATGACTCTGCCTGCAAGATATATAGGAGTACGAAATATTGTACGTCTCTAGATCTTTTGGCTCTTTTGCAAGCTCTAGGAGAGTCTGATTCCACACTGGTGAATTTAGATGCATGGCGTAATACCCTGTTGGTGAACCTTACCCTCCGCTTAAAAAGGATTGAAAGGCACGGGAAAAGGTACGATGCATCTGTATTCACACGTTTATTCTCTCTACTCTCGAGGATGGAGCCTAGACATATTCCACGTAATGAAGCAGTGCATTGGGCTGAATCCGCTCCCTCAACTCTCCACTCTTTGGATGCATCCCTGAGTCTTGTAAATGGATACATAATGTGCCACTACTTTGAGAGCCAGAGCATTAAGCCCATTTTCCAGCATATACATTCCTTGTGTAAATATGCTGCGCAATTACCAGGACTTGTATCGTACATTATACACTCTAGCAAGAGGGGGAGTAAAAATAATGTGCACAGGATAATTCAAGCTGCCCAGGACCGTACTGAAGAGTTTGTCTATGATACGTCCGTAAGATCGAATTACAAGCTTATGAAAAAGTCTGGAATGGTGAAGGAAAAGACAGTTAAATGCTCAATAGATCCTCTAGAGACCCCTCTGGTATACCCTCAAACTGTGCTTCCTGACTCTGCACAGTTTGGCAACCTAATGGAACGCAAGTTTATAAACAGCACAAAAAGGCCGAGCTTACAAGAGTGTTTGTATACACTGAGAAGCCTTTATAGAACTCTGCATATTTACGCATCGCTGCATGGCATAAATAATCTGCCTTTTGAGACCCTTGGGGCGATTCAAGATTTTTTAAAGGCCTATGATACTGCCATAGATCTTCTAGACTCTAAATTTGAGGCAGAGTACAAGTTTGAACCTGCGAAAAATACTAGGAAACGCGAGTATTCAAAAATTCGATTAAATTGGGACCACTTTGTGGAGGACTATCAAGAGGCGATACGAATATCACAAGAGccaaaatatcgcaaaacCAATTTGGTAATGCCTGATAATGCTGTGTACAAGCAATCGCTACAACTTTTTAATGATGCAATGGGAAGAATTTCAGGAGGAAACACAGGCGTACGCAAAACTCCCAAATCATCAGATATGCACATTCAAGTTGCCAGCTCTTTAAAAGCTTGCACAGACCACGATCTTTACTTTGAAGAACCTGTGGGACCGTATTTTGTGGATATTTTAATGCGAGTTGGACAATGAATGACACTAGGAAAATATACACGTAAAATCTACTACATTTAAAGGTATTCGCTACCCAGTCTATTGTTTGTTCTCAGTATTTCCCTCGCCGGATTGGTTCCCTTCTCCAGACGCGCCGTCAGCCTTGCCTCCGGTAGCTCCTCCTTGTGATCCACTAGCATTGTACATGCTCTGGGATACTCTCCATGATACATCTTGCAAGCTCTTGTGTGCTGCCTTTATGGCATCGACATCTTGGCCACTCATGGCAGTACGAAGTTCAGCTTGCTTGGCTTGAAGCTCTTGCTTATCCTCCTCCTTGATCTTATCAGCAAAGTCAGTGCATTGCTTATCGACAGCGTACAAGAGGGATTCGGCCTCATTCTTGGCATCAGTGCTACGTCTCCTTTCCTCATCTTGAGCTTTGCATGCCTCAGCATCCTTAACCATGCGTTCAACTTCAGCCTCGGAAAGTCCACCGCTAGACTGGATTGTAATCTCCTGCTTCCTTCCACTGGACTTGTCTACAGCAGAAATGTTCATGATACCATTGGCATCTACATCAAATGTGACCTCAATTTGTGGTACACCACGGGGCGCTGGAGGAATTCCAACGAGATCGAATTGTCCAAGAAGTTGGTTGTCTGCAGCCATACCTCTTTCACCCTGGTAGACCTTGATACCAACTTGAGTTTGGTTATCAGCGGCAGTAGAAAAGATCTGGCTCTTTTTAGTGGGAATAGTAGTGTTCCTGTTGATCAAACGTGTGAATACACCACCAAGGGTCTCGATACCGAGAGAAAGAGGGCATACATCCAAAAGGAGCAAGTCCTTGATTTCACCCTTTAGGACACCAGCTTGGATAGCAGCACCCATGGCAACAGCTTCATCTGGGTTAACAGCCCTGGACGGTtcctttccaaaaattctCTTGACAACCTCAGATACCTTGGGCATTCTGGTCATGCCTCCGACAAGAATAACATCATTTAGCTCAGAGCTGCTAGCCTGAGCATCTTGCATACATTTTTTGCAGGGTTCTACAGTACCCTCAAGTAAGTCGTTGCAAAGTTCCTCCAATTTTGCTCTTGTAATCTTGCACTGGAGATGTTTTGGACCAGAGGCATCAGCTGtaataaatggaagatTGACCTCAGTCTGGGTCTTGCTGGAGAGTTCTACCTTTGCGGATTCAGCAGCCTCCCTCAACCTTTGTACGGCAAGTTTGTCGTTACGCAAATCCATTCCGTATTGCTTTTTAAATTCCTGCACCAGATACTGCAGAATCCTCTGATCGAAATCTTCACCTCCAAGAGAAGTGTTTCCATTTGTGGCCTTTACCTCAAATACACCGCCAAGAATTTCCAAAACTGAAATATCAAATGTACCACCACCCAAATCGTATACTGCGATTGTCTTTCCATCATGCTTATCAAGTCCAAAGGCCAAAGCGGCAGCAGTTGGCTCGTTGATAATTCTGAGTACATCCAGGCCAGCAATCTTACCAGCATCTTTGGTGGCTTGACGTTGAGAATCGTTAAAGTAGGCAGGGACAGTAATGACAGCCTTGCCAACCTTTCTGCCAAGGTAAGCCTCGGCGGTTTCCTTCATCTTGGCGAGTACTTGGGCACCAATTTGGGATGGAGAATATTGTTTTCCTTGGGCTTCGATCCAGGCATCTCCAGAGGCGGCCCTTACAATTTTGTATGGGAGAGTTGATTGCTCCTTCTTGATTACATCGTCGTCATACTTACGACCAATGAGACGCTTTGTTGCGAATACAGTGTTTTCAGGGTTTGTAACTGCCTGTCTCTTTGCGACAACACCAACTAGACGCTGGCCATCATCAGTAAAGGCCACAATTGAGGGAGTAGTACGCATTCCCTCTGCGTTCTCAATGACTTTTGGAGTGGATCCCTCCATGATTGCAACACAACTGTTGGTGGTACCCAAATCGATACCAACGACATCACCCTGTACCTTGGAGTTGAGCCTTGAGCTAGTATGAATACCGCGCGAAACGCGCAACCCAGATAATAACCGATGAAGCTTCATTTCTATTCCACAAATATTCTGCTTACCTAACCTTGTGTTGAAGATCAGACAGACTGGAGTGTGTTGCTATGGAATCTCAAATGTTCAGGGGACTATATGGGCGTATAACCGCGACTGTTCCTTTCTGAGGGTTTGATTGAGGGCAGATCCTGTATTGCAAGATACACCGCGAAATCTAAGCCGACAAGAGTGTTATAAAGCGTTTGTCGAGTctaaaatttacaaattgGCGGACCAGCGGCCATATATCAGCCATTGGTTGTGGGGAAGGATAGGGCTCAGCCTCTACCGGCAGCTACAGTCTACACAGTGCCGagaattttcctccatACCCTCCAAATTTCCTCCTTCTTGGTCTCCGGATCGGGTGTCCCTTTCCTCCTCTAGGCCACAGCGCTGAGTGGGTGTATGGGTTGTCGAGTGGCCATCTATGCTGCAGCAGGGAGTCCCCAGTGAGCGCTTCTCTGCCTTTGTAGGAGATCATGCCAGGGATGGCCCTCGTGGTCTACAGAGGGGACCTTTGCCGACTGGTGTGTAAAGCAGCAAATGTGTGGTTGGGTTCCGCGGAATTTTCCTTCCCTTCATTGTCCCGAGACACTTTTGTCCTTAAACTGTGTGGGTCTCATGCTATCTGTTGCCTGTGATTATTCTTGTTGCTAGACTGAGGCGCCCGTAAACTCGCAGCTCGACGATGGAGAGCTCCCGTGGACTATTTTCGTAATTAATGAAATCTTTAGACATTATGTATCCCCTCGTATCACCACAATAAGCTCCATATGGACCGAAGAATTTTCCTAGCTAGccattcttccaggtacccCTTGCCTATTCCGCCATACAACATCGCCGGTCGTCACACCCTCGACACACTTTGTTtatccattaaaatctcGTTTATAAATGCgaaaattttgtgtatttaCCATCTTGTTACTGAATTGCAGCGGTGTTGTGGCTTCCAGCTTTTGTACTCCATTCCTCTGCAGATTATGCTGTAAACCTACGCAAAACGGATGCGTTGAAGGATATTCCAGGGTTTACGGGTCTCTAAACAGTAACAACATCGTATGCCAGGTGAGTGAATTTTCCCGCTAGACAAATCTGGACGTTGAGCCGCCAATGTGAATTAAATACACAAACTTGTAGGAATGTAACTGTGCCAATCCAGAAATAGGTAAGAATGAACTTATCTAGCAAGCGGTAGCAGCCACCTTTGTTGTACTGTCCAGAGTAGACGAGCGGAAGAATGATGATGTTAGCCACATGACAGAAATCTGCAAACCGGTACCATTAATTGACAAGAGGGGATAGTAGTATGTCTACTAAAGGGTAAAGTGAGGTGCTACAAGGTATTGGTATGGAGTTTTCAGGTTTTCTTCacatccatactgaccattctactcacaccagttgagacattaatggatcGTTAGTATGGGAGACTACTGAGGATGATGGATAGTATAAAGAaaactatggaaggatgacAAGTAGTAGAGGAGTCTGAGGAAGAACTAAAGAATGGAGGTTCTagtaaagctgaagaatctactgcTAGATCTTCTACTGTATGTCATACTAGTTGTAATGCTAGAGGACCCTAAAGAATTTATGCTAAAAATAAAGAACCTGAAACAACTGGATCTGAAGCCCCTTCTCAACCTAAAGGACCTGATCAGATCATCATGGTCTATACGCTCTATCAATGATGGCAGTTCCACAACAAGTGACCATTAAGCTTAAAGAAAACCAAAAGGTAAAAAGTGATGGTACTCCCATATATTATCCATATGGTAGGCTCATTACTGTCACAAGATCTTTATATCCTCCTGGGTCTACACAGGATTTCTACAGCTACACTCATGAATGGAACGGAACAAAACTCAAACTTGCAGAGATACAGGATGATACTGGCGTAAAGATCCAAAGGATTAATGAATACGGTAAAAAGGTACCTTCAGTTTCCGCATATTATTGGAAACATGAAAATGGTACTGATGGTAGGAATCCTAAGAAGGCTCTCATGGTAGAAGTGGTAGAAGAAGGTGGAAAGAAGTACTCTTATTATCTCAGGAATATTAGTGATCCTCCTTGGTTTTCAATATACGGAAATTCTTCTTCGGATCCTCTAGATGCCAAGGAACTTGAAGAGAAACTAGATCAACAAAACTGTAAACTCAACAAAGCAGTCACTATTGACTTATCATACAGTAAATCTACACCGGGAAGAAGATACTGTTGTCCTGCTCATAGTCCTAGAGGTGATAGCGGGAGGGTCTCTGTTACTGTTGAGAAAGTTTCTTGCACATCCCACATCTCAAGTTCTCTTAcatactacaaacatgaggTTAAAGCTGGTGAATGGAGGGTAGCCGCTATCAAGTACAATGATGGTGGTGGTCGGTCTAGTGGtaaaagaaggaagagagtGAATATTCCTGGCCTCAAATTACCTACCAAAGATTCAGTAAAAATTACGGTTCATGTCTTTTATTGTAATGGGAGTGATCCGAAGCTTATATATGTGGAATATAGTGGTGGACAAGATGTAAAGGGATGGTACCGGAAAGATACTACAGATGGGTGGATAAAAGTCTCTGGTATATCTGAGAATATAACACCAGATGAGTTAAGTAAGACTGCAAACTGTAGTCACGATGACTTTAAACAACTTGTGACCGCACTAGGTTGTAACAACTACTCAAATTGTGTTAATTCTGGTGGTAGTAAACCTGAAACTGATGAATCTCTAGAAAATGCTGAACAGAATACTactgaccaggttcctgatacagagtccGAGACTAAACAATCAGTTCAAGGTAAGGGTCCTGGACTTTCTGAAGGAGCTAAAGCAGGAATTGGTGTTGGAAGTACCGTCGGTGGAGGAAGTGCTATAGGTTTTggaatctggaaaggaCCTGATATAATGAGAGATATAATTTCAGTACTAAGGACTCTTATTTAGAGTAATCCAGTACCCTTGGTAGCTAGTAGAGACACTCCCCTCTCTGtactactctcttgttggtatactggaatgctaggatTCAGAGACATTCTTGTTAGGTACACATACCAAAGTCATCCTCCTCTTTGATCATTTTCAATACTCATTCTGATCATGACATCTTCTACCAAACACTACTCCGGACATTAATTCTCCCTGTTCCTACACTCGCTTTCACATACATGTACAGGCTGTGGATGGGTTGGAATGAAGTTTAGGCGTGTGGAATGCACACCTTGTGAAAGAATTCAGTACCTTAACCAAGTGTAAGTTTTTAACATCTGGAACATTGTTCTAACAGGAATCCTGATCTTCCAATTTCTGGATGTGGTGAGGCAGTTGTAAGTGGAGCTCTGGTTTACACGAGTTAGGTTGCTTAAAACGAATAACTATGGAAAGAACTATAATATACTACCATCGGCACTGGTTACCTGGAAAAACCATAGAGTGTATATTGGAGCCTCAGGTACTCCACATATGCTTAATGAGACGTATTCACTCACTTAAAATCGTCTTGAAACCATCAATATACGATGATTTTATGCACTCTGAACTTCCAGCTGCCCTGGTTCCTATGTCAAAGGTTCCTCTAAGCCAAGATAAGCTTTTGACACATTTACGACAAACTATAGATTATGGCAGGCAGATGGCAGAGGATATGGATGCTGGGATAGAAGTACGGAATGTCTCTATGGATGATAATCCAGAAGTTGATTCTCAAAATGCGTACATTGGAAAGATCCATTCCAATACGCTGACATACATTTTGAATACATACATCAGCACACATTTGAGATATGCCGTACTTTACCTACTTTGGCTGCATCCTTTGATATCGCAATTTACCTCGGCTGTGATGCTTGCATCCGTACCCCTCCCTTACGGATATTACGAGTTTTATAAAAAGAGAAAGAGGATAAAAAACAAGTGCAGGGAGTATGGTTATTACACTTTTGAACACACACTCCGGGAGCTCGTGATTATTCTCCACGCTATTAAAAAGTGCCTAACTTTTGGCACTGAAAAGGGTTTGATAAATATGGAGGAAGGGTCTATTTTTTCAAACTTGGCAACTCTCTTCAGTATCCCCTGTAAAGGTATTTTTCTTACATTGTTGCATACTCTAATGAATGTATAGATGTCAAGGAAATTCTGGATTTGCACTCGCAGTTTTCCGGTCTAAAGAGGTACTGCATCAAGGTTAACAACGAGTACAATGTCGTTTCTCTAAAACCTCCATTTCTATCCGGAGACACAGTATCCGTCAATGGCTTTGGAGGAACGTACTTTTCGAAACTTTTCGAATGGTTTTAATATCGCCAACTATTGGAATaatttgtagaatatgTATGTCAATATTCGTTACAATATGAACTACTATACATGCGATAGATCTTTACAAGTGATTCTGATGAATGAAGTTCCAAATCATCTGAACAAGTCCGGTCGGTACCCAAACCTCTTTAGCCAACCCTCCCGTGCAACTTGTGAAAAGGCCATTTTGGACATTCGAGTAAATCTGAATATACCACGGGCATAACCTCCAGATATACATCTCATCCTTATCCTATACAAACCGACCTTGTTATCGATTGGAATGTGTCCCTTGAGTCCAAAGTTTGCAtacacattcttgtacACCCGTGTGTTTACCTCAGACTCTCTAAAGAGACGACGGGAAAGATGGTCTCGCTGAACCCAGTTCTTGAACGAAGGAAATGCTACAGGGGGATCTAAAATAACCGGTCCTGGATTTCTTGCAGCCATACTTCAACCTAAATAGAGAAATTATGTTTGAAAGTGAATTTTGAGTGGATAATTGGTGGTTATGACATGAATTAAATGGAGAGTATTGGAATGTGTCAATGTGATAGGGAGATGTAATAGTCTATAGtccatcttcctcagtatccatccatggtagtactccataAGACTaactactcagtatagattccctagtctccatactggagTGCTTCCAGGAGAAcctccatagagtctcatatttgtctaacccaagggtctccgTAGAGTCGTCATGAGTAtcattagtatcattaGATCAGGCGTACACGAGGGTCTCTATAACATCGTTTGTAGATCCACAAACCTAATCCAataagaccaccagctaCACCTGTTACAAGAAAAGCAATTCCAAGACATTGCCAATTAGAAGAGTTTCCATTAGATCCAGCACCATACAGGCTAGCACCAATACCAGCGAGAACTGCGGCACCAATTAACAGTAGAGTGTCCTTCTTCATCAGCTTTAGTAATAGCAGGTGACATTCTCCTAGCTCCTAGTCTTCGAAGTAGTAGGCTTATTTATGAAAAGTAGGAGAAGCCATGacaaactacattaaccttgtaTACTCCAGTAGAGGTATCTCAATACGATCAAATTGCGATTCATATCAGTCTATAGTATGAGTAAGAGAATAGAACTGATGAGAGTAATTGTCCTTCCACAGGAACCATACCCATCATCCAATAGTACTTCCTCACTCAgcatcctcatccatacattcatcctccctcatGACTAactcaccgtcagagagactatccacagaataAGATGAATAGCCCAATGCCGATTATCTCATGGCAACAGTCATCCAGTAAGTCTTGTGAACACAgaagctcctatactgcgcATACTCGCCTAGCTCACTACGTTCGCTATACACTCCCTTATCCCTAAAATACGCGGAACCCCTGCCATGTTTCGACCCTCATCAATAattttataccaaaataAACTACGAAGAGCGGCCAGGATCACCAAACTCTGCGATTTCCTGGCCATTGTCATTGGCCAAACTCCAAACTTTCGTTCCGTCGTTCCATACCCTCATCTCAGATCCATTCCCTAAAAACACTTACCTGTTCGTGTAAATGTGTTTCTTTCGAGAAGATTTTGCCGCtaaatttgaaatattGAGAGACAGAGCTGCGTGAGAACTAATAACACGTTAAATGCACAAATCCTCACCTATCGCTCCGTTAAATGAATGATGGAATGTAGAAAAACACAAAAAATGGTCTGTGAGACCATAAAGTTAATCCGACGGAAACTTGTGGACCACCCGGTCCCCATGGCTCTCCTCTCTTACACATTCGCTCTCTTTCCGGTTTTTTGACCTTCCTCATGGTCTGGCAGTCTGTTGTGCTTGATAAAGTGTATGAATCAAAGTGTGGAGCTCTGGGTGCCTGTAATGGACGAGAAATTCCAAAGGGTGTTGCTGGCCTAAATTGTAACTTTGTCATTTTTGGATCTATATTGTCCCTGTTCCTGGTTATAGAGTATGTAATATGCCAATTAGTGGATGAAGGAGCCAAATTAGTGCCAAACTGACGTAGAATTTAATCCAGGAGAGAACGTACGTGAGCCATAAAATGACCCTTTTGACCATTTCCATCAATACATGCCATGATAATGAATCAGTAACAGAGTTAAAAAACACGAGAAAGAATTTGATGAACCAGTTAGCCCCTAAATTCCGGCTTTAAGGTAATTACCTTAATCTGCTTTCCGTCCCTTTCCTCTTGGACCATTGTACACTTCTtctttataaattcctGAATAGCTCTAAAATCGTCGTTCTTTTCCTTGATGTTAAAGTTGCCGAGGATTTCCTAAATTTTTGTGTAATTGTGCAAATGTATGATTAGGTGAGTTTATAGTTCAAGATTGGCAGTTTGTAGAAGTTACAAAGGTAAATGCATCATAGAGTTCCTCATTGCATCGCTCTCcaagaccaactactcagtatagACTCTCTAGTCTCCCTaagtatccatccatagaatCCTAAATCTGc
This region of Theileria equi strain WA chromosome 1, complete sequence genomic DNA includes:
- a CDS encoding hypothetical protein (encoded by transcript BEWA_026420A) produces the protein MRIIRPTHVYIKRVVAVKSPHKLNGLMKKLAVAHLGKSCAIKDLLNVQRDEGALDVCKGALLDLSLYTDTQVAHATSFFVHLVTCGLWRSHPHVHRLLSISMSQSGSNINQRLILEAMKACNVVLSTKGLPGSGTLETIGEYIETMLERVESPCADFAEVLYSLKVKNARFTDLLVRELKESAVYMDNSRLVGILGYLLHADCHPREPIYDAINILSECKDWNILLRVIDLLWTFKVDHVGFIEHVVNMCIDEDGSGSPMDYLDTRDICMIFDVMGALGYAQGKLANAFFSRYGHESWKNDSACKIYRSTKYCTSLDLLALLQALGESDSTLVNLDAWRNTLLVNLTLRLKRIERHGKRYDASVFTRLFSLLSRMEPRHIPRNEAVHWAESAPSTLHSLDASLSLVNGYIMCHYFESQSIKPIFQHIHSLCKYAAQLPGLVSYIIHSSKRGSKNNVHRIIQAAQDRTEEFVYDTSVRSNYKLMKKSGMVKEKTVKCSIDPLETPLVYPQTVLPDSAQFGNLMERKFINSTKRPSLQECLYTLRSLYRTLHIYASLHGINNLPFETLGAIQDFLKAYDTAIDLLDSKFEAEYKFEPAKNTRKREYSKIRLNWDHFVEDYQEAIRISQEPKYRKTNLVMPDNAVYKQSLQLFNDAMGRISGGNTGVRKTPKSSDMHIQVASSLKACTDHDLYFEEPVGPYFVDILMRVGQ
- a CDS encoding DnaK family member protein (encoded by transcript BEWA_026430A), with the protein product MKLHRLLSGLRVSRGIHTSSRLNSKVQGDVVGIDLGTTNSCVAIMEGSTPKVIENAEGMRTTPSIVAFTDDGQRLVGVVAKRQAVTNPENTVFATKRLIGRKYDDDVIKKEQSTLPYKIVRAASGDAWIEAQGKQYSPSQIGAQVLAKMKETAEAYLGRKVGKAVITVPAYFNDSQRQATKDAGKIAGLDVLRIINEPTAAALAFGLDKHDGKTIAVYDLGGGTFDISVLEILGGVFEVKATNGNTSLGGEDFDQRILQYLVQEFKKQYGMDLRNDKLAVQRLREAAESAKVELSSKTQTEVNLPFITADASGPKHLQCKITRAKLEELCNDLLEGTVEPCKKCMQDAQASSSELNDVILVGGMTRMPKVSEVVKRIFGKEPSRAVNPDEAVAMGAAIQAGVLKGEIKDLLLLDVCPLSLGIETLGGVFTRLINRNTTIPTKKSQIFSTAADNQTQVGIKVYQGERGMAADNQLLGQFDLVGIPPAPRGVPQIEVTFDVDANGIMNISAVDKSSGRKQEITIQSSGGLSEAEVERMVKDAEACKAQDEERRRSTDAKNEAESLLYAVDKQCTDFADKIKEEDKQELQAKQAELRTAMSGQDVDAIKAAHKSLQDVSWRVSQSMYNASGSQGGATGGKADGASGEGNQSGEGNTENKQ
- a CDS encoding hypothetical protein (encoded by transcript BEWA_026440A); this encodes MAVPQQVTIKLKENQKVKSDGTPIYYPYGRLITVTRSLYPPGSTQDFYSYTHEWNGTKLKLAEIQDDTGVKIQRINEYGKKVPSVSAYYWKHENGTDGRNPKKALMVEVVEEGGKKYSYYLRNISDPPWFSIYGNSSSDPLDAKELEEKLDQQNCKLNKAVTIDLSYSKSTPGRRYCCPAHSPRGDSGRVSVTVEKVSCTSHISSSLTYYKHEVKAGEWRVAAIKYNDGGGRSSGKRRKRVNIPGLKLPTKDSVKITVHVFYCNGSDPKLIYVEYSGGQDVKGWYRKDTTDGWIKVSGISENITPDELSKTANCSHDDFKQLVTALGCNNYSNCVNSGGSKPETDESLENAEQNTTDQVPDTESETKQSVQGKGPGLSEGAKAGIGVGSTVGGGSAIGFGIWKGPDIMRDIISVLRTLI
- a CDS encoding hypothetical protein (encoded by transcript BEWA_026450A); this translates as MERTIIYYHRHWLPGKTIECILEPQVLHICLMRRIHSLKIVLKPSIYDDFMHSELPAALVPMSKVPLSQDKLLTHLRQTIDYGRQMAEDMDAGIEVRNVSMDDNPEVDSQNAYIGKIHSNTLTYILNTYISTHLRYAVLYLLWLHPLISQFTSAVMLASVPLPYGYYEFYKKRKRIKNKCREYGYYTFEHTLRELVIILHAIKKCLTFGTEKGLINMEEGSIFSNLATLFSIPCKDVKEILDLHSQFSGLKRYCIKVNNEYNVVSLKPPFLSGDTVSVNGFGGTYFSKLFEWF
- a CDS encoding mitochondrial ribosomal protein S14 family member protein (encoded by transcript BEWA_026460A), with the protein product MTKLQFRPATPFGISRPLQAPRAPHFDSYTLSSTTDCQTMRKVKKPERERMCKRGEPWGPGGPQVSVGLTLWSHRPFFVGKIFSKETHLHEQTDMNRNLIVLRYLYWSIQVLAGIGASLYGAGSNGNSSNWQCLGIAFLVTGVAGGLIGLDPPVAFPSFKNWVQRDHLSRRLFRESEVNTRVYKNVYANFGLKGHIPIDNKVGLYRIRMRCISGGYARGIFRFTRMSKMAFSQVAREGWLKRFGYRPDLFR